A genomic window from Pocillopora verrucosa isolate sample1 chromosome 7, ASM3666991v2, whole genome shotgun sequence includes:
- the LOC131770700 gene encoding octopamine receptor beta-1R-like — MKSWFWVLGWSLSILTITGNGFIIFLICSKRQLRTKTNAFIVSLAVADLSIGSMAIPTWFTCEMVNGCNNLSAQIIEWAVRSLFAFASVSNLCSLVLDRYIAVVKPLNYLILMRRRRVILMILLAWIIPSVLIAVSTLNNFLFNNLLLFQILTCLFIIFESLPSLMLIFFFVSMLQVVSKHNQAARSLAKQLRFNHQVFFKSQEKSAIIMMGIVIGVFLVCYGIYFRCSFIHLFKFQPSCNDDNYKIPILVMNSAINPLAYSFFKRDINKEAKRRLRCVNLTKSNVVRPHDQNSFSLVAMKN, encoded by the coding sequence ATGAAATCCTGGTTTTGGGTTCTTGGCTGGTCTCTTTCCATTCTAACTATAACTGGAAATGGATTTATTATCTTCCTCATTTGCAGTAAAAGgcagcttcgcaccaaaacgAACGCGTTCATCGTTTCACTCGCAGTGGCAGACTTAAGTATTGGAAGTATGGCTATTCCTACATGGTTTACGTGCGAGATGGTCAATGGTTGCAATAATTTATCCGCTCAAATAATCGAATGGGCTGTGAGAAGCCTGTTTGCGTTCGCGTCCGTGTCGAATCTTTGCAGTTTAGTCCTGGATCGCTACATTGCTGTTGTTAAACCTTTAAACTACTTGATTCTTATGAGGCGTCGCCGCGTCATCCTAATGATTCTCCTGGCTTGGATAATTCCTTCTGTTCTCATCGCTGTTTCAACActaaacaatttccttttcaataacTTGcttcttttccaaattttaactTGTCTGTTTATCATTTTTGAGTCTCTTCCAAGTTTgatgttaatatttttctttgtatccaTGTTACAAGTTGTATCTAAGCATAACCAAGCCGCTCGTTCGTTAGCGAAACAATTACGTTTTAACCATCaggtttttttcaaaagtcagGAAAAATCCGCGATTATAATGATGGGGATCGTTATAGGAGTGTTTCTTGTGTGTTACGGGATTTATTTTCGATGtagttttattcatttattcaaatttcagCCGTCATGCAATGATGACAACTACAAAATCCCGATATTGGTGATGAACTCTGCCATCAACCCTTTGGCGTACTCTTTCTTTAAGAGAGATATTAACAAGGAAGCAAAAAGACGCCTTCGTTGTGTCAATTTAACAAAGTCAAACGTGGTACGTCCTCATGATCAGAACAGTTTTTCATTGGTCGCTATGAAGAATTAG
- the LOC131770701 gene encoding octopamine receptor beta-2R-like — translation MKTYFWILGWSLSILAVTGNGFIIFLVCGKRKLRTKTNAFIVSLAVADFCLGMSAVPSLFVCEMKNGCKFSSTSLVIVWGARNLFAYASVTNLCCLVLDRYIAVVNPLKYMTFMKRRRVIQMVSLSWAVSFAFVTVVTIYKLLPEDHLILFHFSLCLVMITEFFPSVMLIFCFVSMLKVVFKHIRAARSLAKQLRFNHRVFFKTQEKSAIIMMGIVISLFLLCYGIHFRCSVIFLVKGKTSCNDTEYKIPVLVLNSAINPMAYSFFKRDINKELKRRLCCDVF, via the coding sequence ATGAAGACTTACTTTTGGATTCTTGGCTGGTCTCTTTCCATCCTGGCTGTAACTGGAAATGGATTTATCATCTTCCTTGTTTGCGGAAAACGGaagcttcgcaccaaaactaACGCGTTCATCGTTTCACTCGCCGTGGCGGACTTCTGTCTTGGGATGAGTGCTGTTCCTTCGCTGTTTGTGTGTGAGATGAAAAATGGCTGTAAATTTTCATCTACTTCGCTTGTAATTGTTTGGGGAGCGAGGAACCTATTCGCATATGCGTCCGTGACCAACCTTTGCTGTTTAGTCCTGGATCGCTACATTGCTGTGGTAAATCCTTTAAAATACATGACTTTTATGAAGCGTCGCAGAGTCATTCAGATGGTTTCCTTATCCTGGGCAGTTTCATTCGCCTTTGTTACTGTTGTAACAATATACAAGCTTCTTCCCGAAGATCATTTAATTCTGTTCCACTTTTCGCTTTGTTTAGTTATGATAACTGAGTTTTTTCCAAGTGTTATGTTAATATTTTGCTTCGTATCCATGTTAAAAGTCGTGTTTAAACATATTCGAGCCGCTCGTTCTTTAGCGAAACAGTTACGCTTCAACCATCGGGTTTTCTTCAAAACTCAGGAAAAGTCTGCCATTATAATGATGGGGATTGTGATAAGTTTGTTTCTGTTGTGTTACGGGATACATTTTCGATGTAGCGTTATTTTCCTTGTTAAGGGTAAAACATCATGCAATGATACTGAATATAAAATTCCTGTTTTAGTGTTAAACTCCGCCATCAATCCGATGGCATACTCTTTCTTCAAGAGAGACATTAACAAAGAGCTTAAGAGACGGCTTTGCTGTGATGTTTTTTAA
- the LOC131770732 gene encoding octopamine receptor beta-2R-like, whose translation MSTWFWIISWSLSILAITGNGFIIFLVWGKRQLRTKTNAFIVSLAVADFCVGMSAVPSLFVCEMENSCKLMSTSRVIVWEARNLFAYASVTNLCCLVLDRYIAVVKPLKYLTFMKRRRVIQMVSSSWAISFAVIAVQAMYKHFFKENSILFHFLVCLVFIIEFFPSVMLIFCFVSMFRVVIKHNRAARSLAKQLHFNHRVFFKTHEKSAIIMMGIVISLFLVCYGIHIRCTVIFLYHSKYVCKDVFYKIPVLVLNSAINPLAYSFFKRDINEEFKRRLCFAVLIRR comes from the coding sequence ATGAGTACTTGGTTTTGGATTATCAGTTGGTCCCTTTCCATCCTGGCCATAACTGGAAATGGATTCATCATCTTCCTTGTTTGGGGCAAACGgcagcttcgcaccaaaactaACGCGTTCATCGTTTCACTCGCCGTGGCGGACTTTTGTGTTGGGATGAGCGCTGTTCCTTCGCTGTTTGTGTGCGAGATGGAAAATAGCTGTAAATTGATGTCTACTTCGCGTGTAATTGTTTGGGAAGCGAGGAACCTGTTCGCATATGCGTCTGTGACCAACCTTTGCTGTTTAGTCCTGGATCGCTACATTGCTGTTGTAAAACCTTTAAAATACTTGACATTTATGAAGCGTCGCCGAGTCATTCAGATGGTTTCCTCATCCTGGGCAATTTCCTTCGCCGTTATTGCTGTTCAAGCAATGTACAAGCACTTTTTCAAAGAGAATTCAATTCTCTTTCACTTTTTGGTTTGTTTAGTTTTCATCATAGAGTTTTTCCCAAGTGTGATGTTGATTTTCTGCTTTGTATCTATGTTTAGGGTTGTCATTAAGCATAATCGAGCCGCTCGCTCATTGGCGAAACAGTTACACTTTAACCATCGGGTTTTCTTCAAAACTCACGAAAAGTCTGCCATTATAATGATGGGGATTGTGATAAGTTTGTTTCTTGTGTGTTACGGGATACATATTCGATGTACTGTCATTTTCTTGTATCATAGCAAATACGTATGTAAAGATGTTTTCTATAAAATTCCTGTCTTAGTGCTAAACTCAGCAATCAATCCTCTGGcttattcttttttcaagaGAGACATTAACGAAGAGTTTAAAAGACGCCTTTGCTTCGCCGTTTTGATAAGACGATGA